The Caloranaerobacter ferrireducens genome has a window encoding:
- a CDS encoding 4Fe-4S dicluster domain-containing protein: MAKARGKVTFKEDLCKGCELCTTACPVNIVVMNKEKINIKGYHPATVIEMDKCIGCGNCATICPDVVIEVERIIEE; this comes from the coding sequence ATGGCTAAAGCTAGAGGAAAGGTAACATTCAAAGAAGATTTATGTAAAGGTTGTGAATTATGTACAACTGCATGTCCAGTTAACATTGTTGTAATGAACAAAGAAAAGATTAACATTAAAGGTTACCACCCAGCTACAGTTATCGAAATGGATAAGTGTATAGGCTGTGGAAACTGTGCAACAATTTGTCCTGATGTTGTTATAGAAGTTGAGAGAATAATAGAAGAATAA
- a CDS encoding ATP-binding protein: MLNDKRIRIITGHYGSGKTEFAVNYAVKLAKSGKKVALADLDVVNPYFRSREKESLLSEMGIKVIGSSINAAAADVPAVSAEIFAPLQDESYDVILDVGGDPVGARALGRYHNYFKEGKYDMLFVINANRPETQDVENTIKYLRGIEMASRAKVTGLINNTHLLKSTTVEDVLRGQKLAEEVSKKLNIPIKYIVALEHVAKELPSNLKGEIFPITLYMREEWML; the protein is encoded by the coding sequence ATGTTAAACGATAAGAGAATCAGAATAATAACTGGACACTATGGAAGTGGAAAGACAGAGTTTGCAGTAAATTATGCAGTAAAATTAGCTAAAAGTGGAAAAAAAGTTGCGCTAGCAGATTTAGATGTTGTTAATCCGTACTTTAGAAGTAGAGAAAAAGAAAGTTTATTATCTGAAATGGGTATTAAGGTAATAGGAAGTTCAATTAATGCCGCTGCAGCAGATGTACCTGCTGTATCAGCTGAGATTTTTGCTCCATTACAAGATGAAAGTTATGATGTAATACTAGATGTGGGTGGAGACCCTGTTGGAGCTAGAGCTCTTGGAAGATATCATAATTATTTCAAAGAAGGCAAATATGATATGTTATTTGTTATAAATGCTAATAGACCTGAAACTCAGGATGTAGAGAATACTATTAAGTACTTGAGAGGAATCGAAATGGCTTCAAGAGCAAAAGTAACAGGGCTTATCAATAATACACATCTACTAAAAAGTACTACAGTAGAAGATGTTTTAAGGGGTCAAAAATTAGCAGAAGAAGTATCTAAAAAATTGAATATTCCAATTAAATATATAGTTGCATTAGAACATGTGGCTAAAGAACTTCCATCAAACCTTAAAGGTGAAATCTTTCCAATAACACTTTATATGAGGGAAGAATGGATGCTCTAA
- a CDS encoding 3-methyl-2-oxobutanoate dehydrogenase subunit VorB yields the protein MAKILMKGNEAIGAAAIKAGCKYFFGYPITPQNELPEYMARELPKVGGVFLQAESEVAAINMVYGAAGAGARVMTSSSSPGIALKQEGISYIAGAELPCVIVNIVRGGPGLGGIQPAQSDYYQSTRGGGNGDYRTVVYAPATLQETVDLVMEAFDVADQYRIPVMVVGDGMIGQMMEPVEFKEPKKRDLPAKDWATDGTKGQRKPNIINSLFIDPKELEDHVWRLEEKYKVIKENEVRYETYNLEDADVVVVAYGTTSRVVKNAIAKCEAEGLKVGLIRPITLWPFPDEAFEKISDKTKGILTVEMSTGQMVDDVKIAINGRKPVYFYGRTGGMVPEPDAIVAEIKKIAGGER from the coding sequence ATGGCTAAGATTTTAATGAAAGGTAACGAAGCCATAGGTGCAGCAGCTATTAAAGCTGGTTGTAAATATTTCTTCGGTTACCCAATTACACCACAAAATGAGCTTCCTGAATATATGGCTAGAGAGCTACCAAAAGTTGGTGGAGTTTTCTTACAAGCTGAGAGTGAGGTAGCTGCAATAAATATGGTATATGGTGCAGCAGGAGCTGGTGCAAGAGTAATGACTTCTTCATCAAGCCCTGGTATAGCATTAAAACAAGAAGGTATTTCATATATAGCTGGTGCAGAATTACCTTGTGTAATTGTTAACATAGTTAGAGGAGGTCCTGGTCTAGGCGGTATTCAACCTGCTCAGTCAGACTATTATCAATCCACTAGAGGTGGTGGAAACGGAGACTATAGAACAGTTGTATATGCACCTGCTACATTACAAGAAACTGTTGATTTAGTTATGGAAGCATTTGATGTAGCTGACCAATACAGAATTCCTGTAATGGTTGTAGGAGACGGTATGATTGGTCAGATGATGGAACCAGTTGAATTTAAAGAGCCTAAGAAGAGAGATCTACCAGCAAAAGATTGGGCAACTGATGGTACAAAAGGACAAAGAAAACCAAATATTATAAACTCATTATTCATAGATCCAAAAGAATTAGAAGATCACGTTTGGAGATTAGAAGAAAAATATAAAGTTATAAAAGAAAATGAAGTAAGATATGAAACTTACAACCTTGAAGATGCAGATGTAGTTGTAGTAGCTTATGGTACTACTTCAAGGGTTGTTAAAAACGCTATAGCTAAGTGTGAAGCTGAAGGATTAAAAGTTGGTTTAATCAGACCAATAACATTATGGCCATTCCCAGATGAAGCTTTCGAAAAGATAAGCGATAAAACTAAAGGAATATTAACAGTAGAAATGAGTACTGGACAAATGGTTGATGATGTTAAGATAGCTATAAATGGTAGAAAACCAGTTTACTTCTATGGTAGAACTGGTGGTATGGTACCAGAGCCAGACGCTATAGTAGCTGAGATTAAGAAGATAGCAGGGGGTGAAAGGTAA
- the buk gene encoding butyrate kinase yields MERKYVLAINPGSTSTKVAIYQGKEKVILKKIEHKTSDLEKFDKITDQYEYRLKLIMDWLKEEGIETSSLVAVVGRGGLLRPMPGGTYLVTEKMIDDLKAGVQGEHASNLGGMLAKGIADKEGIKAYIVDPVAVDEFDDIARISGMPEIPRRSLLHALNIKAVSHRAAEELNEELENLNLIVAHLGGGISVAPVKKGKIVDVNNANEMGPFSPERTGGLPVGDLIKMCYSGKYTYKEIKTKLRGKGGLVGYLGTNDAKEVVEMIKNGDKKAKLVFDAMAYQIGKEIGAMATVLEGKVDRIILTGGLAYSDLLTDYIKNMVSFIAPVIVYPGEDEMEALNGGVLRVLSGKEKEKIYENEVKIDD; encoded by the coding sequence ATGGAAAGGAAATATGTACTTGCTATTAACCCTGGTTCAACTTCAACAAAAGTTGCTATTTATCAGGGAAAGGAAAAGGTTATCCTAAAGAAAATTGAACACAAAACAAGCGATTTGGAGAAGTTTGACAAAATAACAGACCAATATGAATATAGACTTAAACTTATAATGGACTGGCTAAAAGAGGAAGGAATTGAAACTTCATCTTTAGTTGCTGTTGTAGGTAGAGGAGGACTTTTACGTCCAATGCCTGGGGGAACTTACCTAGTAACAGAAAAGATGATTGATGACTTAAAAGCAGGAGTACAAGGTGAACACGCTTCAAACTTAGGTGGAATGTTAGCAAAAGGTATAGCAGATAAAGAAGGGATTAAAGCATACATAGTAGACCCTGTTGCAGTTGATGAATTTGATGATATAGCTAGAATTTCAGGTATGCCTGAAATACCAAGAAGGTCATTATTACATGCATTAAATATCAAAGCTGTATCACATAGAGCAGCTGAAGAATTAAATGAAGAGCTTGAAAATCTAAACTTAATAGTTGCGCATCTTGGTGGAGGTATTTCAGTAGCACCTGTTAAAAAAGGTAAAATTGTTGATGTAAACAATGCAAATGAAATGGGGCCTTTCTCACCAGAGAGAACAGGAGGTCTCCCTGTAGGAGATTTAATAAAGATGTGTTATTCAGGAAAATATACTTACAAGGAAATTAAAACTAAGCTTAGAGGAAAAGGTGGTCTAGTAGGATACCTAGGAACTAATGATGCCAAAGAAGTAGTTGAAATGATTAAAAATGGAGATAAGAAGGCAAAATTAGTATTTGATGCGATGGCTTACCAAATCGGAAAAGAAATAGGCGCTATGGCAACTGTTTTAGAAGGTAAAGTTGATAGAATTATCTTGACAGGAGGATTAGCATATTCTGATTTATTAACAGATTATATTAAGAATATGGTTAGCTTTATAGCACCTGTTATTGTTTATCCAGGTGAAGATGAGATGGAAGCATTAAATGGTGGAGTTTTAAGAGTGCTTTCAGGTAAAGAGAAGGAAAAAATTTATGAAAATGAGGTGAAAATAGATGATTAG
- a CDS encoding sigma-54 interaction domain-containing protein: MRRELEVILDSTHDAMIAVDKQGIITLFNKAAEKLTGIDSKYALGKPVKEVILNTRLMHILETGDYELNRQQDLGNIKIVTNRMPVKDENGEIIGAVAVFRDVTDILDLATQITNLKEIQSMLEAIFNSTQDAISVVDQNGINVMVNPAYTELTGLSEEDVLGKPATVDLVEGQSVHMKVLATKKPIKNARLIVGSNKREVIATAAPIIVDGELRGSVGVLHDVSEIIKLNKELNVAKQIIRKLEAKYTFDDIVGQNELILKAIEKAKKAANTPATVILRGESGTGKELFAHAIHNESDRKFSQFVRVNCAALSESLLESELFGYEEGAFTGAKKGGKKGLFEQANGGTIFLDEIGDISLNTQAKLLRVLQEREIVRVGGTKPIPIDVRIITATNLDLEKAVEEGKFREDLYYRLNFIPINIPALRYRKDDIYPLVIHFIKKFNQEYGRRINDITKGALDILKKHDWPGNVRELENIIGRAIINMKHCESVIDVQHIPLINSYVKYERQNIVQTEDIDDLEDITLEEAVSKLEKELITKTLKKYKNNKTKTAKALGISIRNLYYKMEKYNIN, encoded by the coding sequence TTGAGAAGAGAATTAGAAGTAATACTTGATTCTACCCATGATGCTATGATTGCAGTAGACAAGCAAGGAATAATAACTTTATTTAATAAAGCTGCTGAAAAATTAACAGGTATTGACAGTAAATATGCTTTAGGTAAACCTGTAAAGGAAGTTATATTAAATACAAGACTCATGCATATATTAGAAACTGGAGATTATGAATTAAATAGACAGCAAGATTTAGGTAACATAAAAATAGTTACTAACAGAATGCCAGTAAAGGATGAAAATGGAGAAATAATAGGTGCTGTAGCTGTTTTTAGAGATGTTACAGACATATTAGATTTAGCTACTCAGATAACAAATTTAAAAGAAATACAGAGCATGCTTGAGGCTATTTTCAATTCTACGCAAGATGCTATTTCGGTAGTAGACCAAAATGGAATAAATGTTATGGTTAATCCTGCGTATACTGAGCTTACTGGTTTAAGTGAGGAAGATGTATTAGGAAAACCTGCGACTGTAGATTTGGTAGAAGGTCAGAGTGTCCATATGAAAGTCTTGGCTACTAAAAAGCCTATAAAAAATGCTAGATTAATCGTAGGTTCAAATAAAAGGGAAGTAATAGCTACAGCTGCACCAATTATAGTTGATGGAGAATTAAGAGGTAGCGTTGGAGTTCTACATGATGTATCTGAGATTATAAAGCTAAATAAAGAACTAAATGTAGCAAAGCAGATAATTAGAAAGTTAGAAGCTAAATATACTTTTGATGATATTGTTGGGCAAAATGAATTAATACTTAAAGCGATTGAGAAAGCTAAAAAGGCAGCAAATACTCCAGCTACAGTTATATTAAGAGGCGAAAGTGGTACAGGTAAAGAGTTATTTGCTCATGCAATCCATAATGAAAGCGATAGGAAATTTAGTCAGTTTGTTAGAGTTAATTGTGCAGCTTTAAGTGAAAGTTTACTTGAAAGTGAACTATTTGGATATGAAGAAGGAGCTTTCACAGGGGCAAAAAAAGGAGGTAAAAAGGGATTATTTGAACAGGCTAACGGAGGTACTATCTTTTTAGATGAAATTGGAGATATAAGCTTAAATACACAAGCTAAGCTTTTAAGAGTTTTACAGGAAAGGGAAATTGTAAGAGTAGGAGGCACAAAACCTATACCTATAGATGTTAGGATAATTACTGCTACAAATTTGGACTTAGAAAAGGCTGTTGAAGAAGGGAAATTTAGAGAAGATTTATATTATAGATTAAATTTTATACCAATTAATATACCTGCATTACGCTATAGAAAAGATGATATATATCCTTTAGTTATACATTTTATTAAAAAGTTTAATCAGGAATATGGTAGAAGGATTAATGATATCACTAAAGGAGCATTAGATATTCTAAAAAAACACGATTGGCCAGGGAATGTTAGAGAGTTAGAAAATATTATTGGTAGAGCAATAATAAACATGAAACATTGTGAGAGTGTTATTGATGTGCAGCACATACCATTAATAAATTCTTATGTTAAATATGAGAGACAAAATATAGTCCAAACTGAAGATATTGATGATTTAGAAGATATTACATTAGAAGAAGCTGTATCAAAATTAGAGAAAGAACTAATAACTAAAACTCTTAAAAAGTATAAAAACAATAAAACTAAAACAGCAAAAGCTTTAGGAATTTCTATTAGAAACCTATACTATAAAATGGAAAAATACAACATAAATTAG
- a CDS encoding CdaR family protein, with protein sequence MARIKNRNITIKIIAVFFAVILWTYVMSDVNPKITKEIENIKVELINLDTLELSGITLMEPKEVTVKVKLSGRRKELIDITADDIIAQADLSGYKEGSHRVDIEVRTHDSRIEVEDYYPKQAVFKFDKIVQKQKPIMLRLTGKEGIGYSAGKGIVKPSTVYIKGPRTWVNSVTNVIAYVNLDNSTEDIITSVPLKAVNDRGNEVEGITKEPNIVDVEIPILKMKDVPIKPQIIGSPLIGYEIINVISEPDYIKIRGSEEVIKDIKAIETEPVNVDYIAKSIRKIAPLVLPEGIEVVDENDSVNITVEIEKKVEKTFEFNIDEISFNNLDPELEIDKNKSEQKLTVTFVAVESTMNLLTKDDIELSVDLTDLKEGLHNVDIEIKKPSKVEIIKSNPKTLKIYLKKKTTENSTF encoded by the coding sequence ATGGCGAGAATCAAGAATAGGAATATTACTATAAAAATAATAGCCGTTTTTTTTGCAGTTATATTGTGGACTTATGTTATGAGTGATGTAAATCCCAAGATAACGAAAGAAATCGAAAATATTAAAGTAGAACTGATAAATCTTGATACTTTAGAGCTTTCAGGCATAACTCTTATGGAGCCTAAAGAGGTAACAGTAAAAGTTAAACTATCTGGTAGAAGAAAAGAATTAATAGATATAACTGCAGATGATATAATAGCACAGGCTGATTTGAGTGGATATAAAGAGGGTTCTCATAGAGTTGATATTGAAGTAAGAACTCATGATAGTAGAATAGAAGTAGAAGATTATTACCCTAAACAGGCTGTTTTTAAATTTGATAAGATTGTGCAGAAACAAAAACCTATTATGTTGAGATTAACAGGAAAAGAAGGTATAGGATATAGTGCAGGAAAAGGAATAGTAAAGCCAAGTACAGTTTATATCAAAGGACCGAGAACATGGGTTAATTCAGTGACAAATGTTATTGCATATGTAAATTTAGATAATTCAACTGAAGATATAATTACAAGCGTACCTTTGAAAGCTGTAAATGATAGAGGTAATGAGGTAGAGGGTATTACTAAAGAACCAAATATTGTAGATGTAGAAATACCTATATTAAAGATGAAGGATGTTCCAATTAAACCACAAATTATAGGTAGTCCTTTAATAGGATATGAAATAATAAATGTTATTTCAGAACCTGACTATATAAAAATTAGAGGTTCAGAAGAAGTAATAAAAGATATAAAAGCAATAGAAACAGAGCCTGTAAATGTCGATTATATTGCTAAAAGTATAAGAAAAATTGCTCCTTTGGTTTTACCTGAGGGAATTGAAGTAGTTGATGAAAATGATTCAGTAAATATTACAGTAGAAATTGAAAAGAAAGTTGAAAAGACGTTCGAGTTTAATATAGATGAGATTAGCTTTAACAATTTAGATCCAGAGTTAGAAATTGATAAAAATAAATCTGAGCAAAAGCTAACAGTTACTTTTGTAGCTGTTGAAAGCACTATGAATCTGTTAACAAAAGATGATATAGAATTAAGCGTTGATCTTACTGATTTAAAAGAAGGACTTCATAATGTAGATATAGAAATAAAAAAACCTTCTAAAGTTGAAATAATAAAATCAAATCCAAAAACTTTAAAAATATATTTAAAAAAGAAAACAACTGAAAATTCAACTTTTTAG
- the buk gene encoding butyrate kinase, with protein sequence MSEVFRLLIINPGSTSTKIAIYDNEKPVLEETLRHSTEELAKYEKIYDQYEFRKNIILETLNEKGINLTKLSAVVGRGGLLKPIDGGTYKVNERMIEDLKVGVLGEHASNLGGILAHEIASQLNIPAFIVDPVVVDEMEDVARISGMPELERKSIFHALNQKAVARRAAKELGKAYDEVNLIVAHLGGGVSVGAHKKGRVVDVNNALDGEGPFSPERAGGLPVGDLAKLCFSGKYTLAEMKKKIKGNGGLVAYLGTNDAREVVKMIQNGDKKAELVYKAMAYQVAKEIGSLAAVLEGKVDGIILTGGIAYDKEFTKWIIDRVSFISKVFVYPGEDEMIALAEGGLRVLRGEEEAKVYN encoded by the coding sequence ATGAGTGAAGTATTCAGATTGCTTATCATAAATCCTGGTTCAACTTCTACAAAAATAGCTATATATGACAATGAAAAACCAGTTTTAGAAGAAACTTTAAGACATTCTACTGAAGAATTAGCAAAATATGAAAAAATATATGATCAATATGAATTCAGAAAAAATATCATACTTGAAACATTAAATGAAAAAGGCATTAATTTAACTAAATTAAGTGCCGTAGTTGGTAGAGGTGGATTACTTAAGCCAATAGATGGTGGAACTTATAAAGTAAATGAAAGAATGATTGAAGATTTAAAAGTTGGTGTTCTTGGCGAGCATGCATCAAACTTAGGTGGTATTTTAGCACATGAGATAGCATCTCAATTAAACATACCAGCATTTATAGTTGACCCAGTTGTTGTTGATGAAATGGAAGATGTAGCTAGAATATCAGGTATGCCAGAATTAGAAAGAAAGAGTATTTTCCATGCATTAAACCAAAAGGCTGTAGCTAGAAGAGCAGCAAAAGAATTAGGAAAAGCTTACGATGAAGTAAACCTAATAGTAGCTCATCTAGGTGGAGGAGTTTCTGTAGGAGCTCATAAAAAAGGTAGAGTTGTAGATGTTAACAATGCATTAGATGGTGAAGGACCATTTTCACCAGAAAGAGCTGGAGGACTTCCAGTAGGGGATTTAGCTAAACTTTGCTTCTCAGGAAAATACACATTAGCAGAAATGAAGAAGAAAATTAAAGGTAATGGTGGTTTAGTTGCATACCTTGGAACAAATGATGCTAGAGAAGTAGTTAAAATGATTCAAAATGGAGATAAGAAAGCAGAGCTTGTTTATAAAGCTATGGCTTACCAAGTTGCTAAAGAAATAGGAAGCTTAGCTGCAGTATTAGAAGGTAAAGTTGATGGGATAATACTAACAGGTGGTATAGCATATGATAAAGAATTTACAAAGTGGATTATAGATAGAGTAAGCTTCATTTCAAAAGTGTTTGTATATCCAGGTGAAGATGAAATGATAGCTCTAGCAGAAGGTGGCTTAAGAGTATTAAGAGGAGAAGAAGAAGCAAAGGTATATAATTAG
- the cdaA gene encoding diadenylate cyclase CdaA — protein MQFLKELFINIRIRDIIDIAIVAFAFYKLFMLIRETRAEQLIKGIIVLLVATKISEWLQLFTINWILERTMTVGVIALLIVFQPELRRALEYIGRSRFLTKTIIEIEDENIRNIINEILEAVASLSRQKIGALIVLERTTGLNEVAETGTLINGKVSSGLLINIFIPNTPLHDGAVIIKDDIVKAAGCFLPLTENMNLSKDLGTRHRAALGVTEKSDALAIIVSEETGVISIADNGKLSRYVDIKTLEKILEDIYITNEMRRGLFVKWRIKNGENQE, from the coding sequence ATGCAGTTTTTAAAGGAATTATTTATAAATATTAGAATAAGAGATATTATAGATATAGCTATAGTGGCTTTTGCTTTTTATAAGCTTTTTATGCTTATTAGAGAGACACGAGCGGAGCAATTAATTAAAGGTATCATAGTTTTACTAGTTGCTACAAAGATAAGTGAGTGGTTGCAATTATTTACGATAAACTGGATTCTTGAAAGAACTATGACAGTTGGAGTAATAGCTCTCCTTATAGTTTTCCAACCAGAATTAAGAAGAGCATTAGAGTATATTGGCAGAAGCAGATTTTTAACAAAAACCATCATTGAAATAGAGGATGAGAACATTCGAAACATTATAAATGAAATATTAGAAGCTGTAGCGTCTTTATCAAGGCAGAAAATAGGAGCTTTAATAGTGTTAGAAAGAACTACAGGTTTAAATGAAGTAGCAGAAACAGGTACTTTGATTAATGGAAAAGTATCAAGTGGTCTTTTGATTAATATTTTTATACCTAATACGCCACTACATGATGGCGCGGTAATAATAAAAGATGATATTGTAAAAGCTGCTGGCTGCTTTTTGCCATTAACTGAAAATATGAATCTTAGCAAGGATTTAGGTACAAGACATAGAGCGGCACTAGGGGTAACTGAAAAGTCAGATGCTTTGGCTATAATAGTTTCAGAAGAAACAGGGGTTATATCAATTGCTGATAATGGTAAACTTTCTCGTTACGTCGATATTAAAACTTTAGAAAAAATATTAGAGGATATTTACATTACTAATGAAATGAGACGGGGACTATTTGTTAAATGGAGGATAAAAAATGGCGAGAATCAAGAATAG
- a CDS encoding CapA family protein, producing the protein MKRKRLILSISTFFLFVSLFLTGYITDKYKTSPKSTVVYYKKPDEVLEMQLKQDYKVQVTIVATGDIMFHNPQLKSALDVKNGEYNFDDMFKLVKKYIEDADLAIGNFETVTAGPEHGFKGYPTFNTPKSAIKTLKDIGFDILSTANNHSLDVGREGLVETIENIQEFGLKNVGTYKEPVKEVLIEDVKGIKVAVMSYTYGCNGLESRLSEEELKYMINFIDEDKIKEDISFAREQADIVVVIIHWGNEYQRKPSEFQLSLAEKMFDWGADIILGSHPHVIQKAELKTINGQVKYVIYSMGNFISNQRYETIKNRYTEDGVIVKICLEKDFVKNNTRIKNVEYIPTWVNRYLSDGKYKYEILPIIDYLNGEVEGITENLLNKLKISYKATMSTINQSKLQ; encoded by the coding sequence ATGAAAAGAAAAAGATTAATTTTGAGTATTTCTACATTTTTTTTATTTGTTTCACTTTTTTTAACAGGGTATATTACAGATAAATATAAGACAAGCCCTAAAAGTACAGTTGTATATTATAAAAAGCCTGATGAAGTATTAGAAATGCAGCTTAAACAAGATTATAAGGTTCAAGTGACTATTGTGGCAACTGGAGATATAATGTTTCACAATCCTCAGTTAAAAAGTGCACTGGACGTAAAAAATGGAGAATATAATTTTGATGATATGTTTAAATTGGTAAAAAAATATATTGAAGATGCAGATTTAGCTATAGGCAATTTTGAAACAGTAACTGCAGGTCCAGAACACGGCTTTAAAGGCTATCCTACTTTCAATACTCCCAAATCAGCTATAAAAACACTTAAAGACATAGGATTCGATATCCTATCAACAGCAAACAATCATAGTTTAGATGTAGGCAGAGAAGGATTAGTTGAAACTATAGAAAACATACAGGAATTTGGACTAAAAAATGTTGGAACATATAAAGAACCTGTAAAAGAAGTGCTTATTGAAGATGTCAAAGGTATTAAGGTTGCTGTTATGTCATATACCTATGGTTGTAATGGACTTGAATCAAGACTATCAGAAGAAGAATTAAAATACATGATTAACTTTATAGATGAAGATAAGATTAAAGAGGATATAAGTTTTGCAAGAGAACAAGCGGATATTGTGGTAGTAATTATTCATTGGGGGAACGAATATCAGAGAAAACCATCTGAATTCCAACTTTCATTAGCAGAAAAGATGTTTGATTGGGGAGCAGACATTATATTAGGCAGTCATCCTCATGTTATACAAAAAGCTGAGTTGAAAACAATAAATGGACAAGTGAAATATGTGATATATTCAATGGGTAACTTTATTTCTAATCAAAGATATGAAACTATAAAAAACAGATATACTGAAGATGGTGTAATAGTTAAGATTTGCTTGGAAAAAGATTTTGTAAAAAATAACACGAGAATAAAAAATGTAGAATATATTCCTACTTGGGTAAATAGATATTTATCTGATGGCAAATATAAATATGAAATTCTACCTATAATTGATTATTTAAATGGAGAAGTAGAAGGAATTACCGAAAATTTGTTAAATAAGTTGAAAATATCTTATAAAGCTACAATGAGTACAATTAATCAAAGCAAACTACAATAG
- the ptb gene encoding phosphate butyryltransferase: MIRGFEDVLRLAKERGPKTISVAAAQDKEVLIAVKEAKEMGIADAILVGDKEKITQIASEIGMNLDNFEVIDLKDLKEASRKAVELVSSGKAHMVMKGLVDTSIILKAVLDEEIGLRTGKVLSHVAVFDIETYDKILFVTDAAMNIAPNLEQKKQIIENAVFVAHSLDIENPKVAVICAKEKVNPKMPATVDAEKLEEMNKNGEITGCIVGGPFALDNAISKEAAKHKGIEHPVAGDADILLMPYIEAGNVLYKSLVFLSKAQNAGVIVGAKAPVVLTSRADSESAKLNSIALGVLMATNK; encoded by the coding sequence ATGATTAGAGGTTTTGAGGATGTTTTAAGGTTAGCTAAAGAGAGAGGACCTAAAACTATCTCAGTTGCAGCTGCACAAGATAAAGAAGTTCTTATTGCAGTTAAAGAAGCTAAAGAAATGGGAATAGCTGATGCAATATTAGTTGGTGACAAAGAGAAAATAACTCAAATAGCTAGTGAAATAGGAATGAATTTAGATAATTTTGAAGTAATAGATTTAAAAGATTTAAAAGAAGCTTCAAGAAAAGCTGTTGAGCTTGTAAGCAGTGGTAAAGCTCATATGGTAATGAAAGGATTAGTTGATACTTCAATAATATTAAAAGCTGTTTTAGATGAAGAAATAGGACTTAGAACAGGTAAAGTATTAAGCCATGTTGCAGTATTTGATATTGAAACTTACGATAAGATTTTATTTGTAACAGATGCAGCTATGAACATAGCTCCAAATTTAGAGCAGAAAAAACAAATCATTGAAAATGCAGTATTTGTAGCTCACTCACTAGACATTGAAAATCCAAAGGTAGCAGTAATTTGTGCTAAAGAAAAAGTAAATCCTAAGATGCCTGCTACTGTTGATGCAGAAAAATTAGAAGAAATGAATAAAAATGGTGAGATTACAGGATGTATTGTTGGAGGACCTTTTGCATTAGACAATGCAATATCAAAAGAAGCTGCTAAGCATAAAGGAATAGAACATCCTGTAGCTGGAGATGCTGATATATTGTTAATGCCATATATTGAAGCAGGTAATGTACTTTATAAATCTTTAGTATTCTTATCAAAGGCACAAAACGCAGGTGTGATTGTAGGTGCAAAAGCTCCTGTAGTTTTAACTTCAAGAGCTGATAGTGAAAGTGCTAAGCTAAATTCAATTGCTCTTGGTGTATTAATGGCTACTAATAAATAG